Part of the Chthoniobacterales bacterium genome is shown below.
GAGAAAAAAGGCAACCGTCTCGTCATCGAAACCGCGCCCGGCTTGGGAAAAATGCAGACCGACCTGACCAAGGTCCGCCAGTCGCTTTTCAATCTGCTCGGCAATGCGGGCAAATTCACCGAAAACGGCCTCGTCACTCTCTCGGCCCGCCGGCAGTCAGACTCAGACAAAGACTGGATCATTCTCCAGGTGCGCGACACCGGCATCGGCATGACCAATGAACAAGCGTCGCGAATTTTTGAGGCATTCACCCAGGCTGATTCGTCCACGACCCGGAAATTTGGCGGCACCGGGCTGGGGCTCACCATTACCCGCGAGTTCTGCCGCTTAATCGGCGGCGAGGCGACCGTCACGAGCACACTGAAACTCGGCTCGACTTTCATGATCAAGCTGCCCGCGATTTTTTCCGCCGAGGATCAGCAGCCGGCCTCCATCACGTCATTCCAGATTGAGCCGGAAATGGAAAACTCCGAGCAGCCGCTCGTGCTGCTGATCGACGACGATCTCACCATTCACGATCTGGTGAAACGCTTCCTGCACAAGGAAGGCTTCCGCACCATCTGCACGCAAAACGGCGCGGACGGACTCGACCTGGCCCGGCGCCTGCAACCGTCGGTCATTGTTCTCGACGTGATGATGCCGACGATGGACGGATGGTCCGTTCTTTCGCGGCTGAAAAGCGACCCGGTTTTATCTAACATCCCGGTCGTCATGCTCACCATGGTGGACGACAAGGCGATGGGCTACACTCTGGGCGTGGACGATTACATGCTCAAGCCCATCGAGCGCGTGGATTTCGTGGGTGTGCTGCGCAAGTTTTGCGATCAGAACAACCCCGGAACGGTGTTAGTCGTCGAGGATGATGACACCTCGCGCGAGCTGGTGCGCGACATGTTAGAAAAAGACCACTACACCGTCATCGAAGCTCGCAACGGCCTGGAAGGTCTCGAGCGACTCACGGGCGTGGTGCCGACCATGATCCTGCTCGATCTCATGATGCCCGAGATGGATGGCTTTGAATTTGCCGCTGCCGTCCGCAAAATCCCCAAGCTAACCAACGTCCCCATCGTGGTGATGACGGCAAAGGACATCACCTCGCAAGACCGCACCCGCCTCGAGGGCCATGTCGCGCGCGTCATGCAAAAAGGCCTCTATGGCCGCGACGATTTGCTTGCCGAAATCCGCTCACATATTTTGCGGGCGACTTCCAATCCAATGGTCGCCGCCGCCTGAACCTAACATTATTCTCTCATGCCCAAGCTATTGTTAGTAGAAGACAACGAAATGAACCGAGACATGCTCCAGCGCCGTCTGCAGCGCCGGGGATTTGAAGTCCTCATCGCCGTCGATGGCGGCGAGGGAGTCGCCCTGGCCGTCGAGCAGACTCCCGACCTCATCATTATGGACATGAGCCTGCCCGTCCTTAATGGCTGGGAGGCCACCCGCCAGATCAAGAGCCTGCCTGCGGCAAAACATATCCCGGTACTAGCATTGACCGCCCACGCCATGGCCGGCGAACGCGACCGCGCCCTGGACGCGGGTTGTGACGACTACGACACCAAGCCGGTTGATTTTACCCGCCTAACTGGAAAGATAGACAAGCTCCTGCAAGGAATCGCCGCCTCCTAACATGACCGCCCAACTCGATCTGCCGACACGACCCGATTTGCAACATGAGTTGCACGATCTGCGCACACCGCTGAATCAGATCATCGGTTTCAGTGAAATGCTTCAGGAGATCGCGCAGGAGGAAGGCCGCCACGATCTGCTCGATGGCCTCGCCACCGTCTGCTCGGCAGGCATCGAACTCACTTCGCTCCTCGCCGACACCCGCCTCATTTCGCTAACTAACAACGACGACCAGGAATACTGGCCGCTCGTCGATGCGGTGCGCTCTCCGATCAGCCGCGTGTTAGGTTTCGCCGACCTCATTCTCGCCGAACCGCCCGAGGCGCATCTTTCCAGCTATAACGAGGACATCGAAAAAATCCGCACTGCCGCCGCCATGTTCTTCGTCAAGGCACGGGCGAGTCGCATTGTTATCCGGATCGAGGCCGCGCGCGACTGGACCGCAGGCACGCCACGCCAGACCACTAGCGCCAGCCCGGAAAGCGTGGGCCGCGTTCTCATCGTTGATGACGAAAATCTCAACCGTGAGATTCTCTGCCGCCGCTTGTTGCGTGAGGGCTACAGTTCGCTAGGAGTCGCCAGCGGACATGCCGCTCTGGAGGCTTTGCGGAAGGAGAAGTTCGACATCATTTTGTTAGACATCATGATGCCCGGAATCGGCGGCATCGAGGTCTTGCAAACTCTCAAGCAGGACGAGACCCTGCGCCATTTGCCCGTCCTCATGCTTTCCGCTCTGTCCGACGTGGATCGCGTCGCGCGCTGCGTCGAGTTAGGCGCGGATGACTATCTGCCCAAGCCTGTGAATGCGATCTTACTCCGTGCGCGCCTCGGTGCCTGCATGGAAAAGAAACGCCTGCGCGATCACGAGCAAGCCAGCTTGCGCGAATTGGACTCCGAAAAAGAACTTCTCAGCGTCACGCTGCAATCGCTGGTCGACGCCGTCGTCACCACCGATGCGGAAGGCCGCATCGTTCTCTTTAACAATGGCGCGACAGTCCTCACAGGCCGCTCCGCCAACACTGCGCGCGGGCAGTTTTTCGCCGACGTCTTCCCGATTTTTGACCGAACTAACAATCAGCCCGCGGCAGACATTGCACGCGAGGCATTGCAA
Proteins encoded:
- a CDS encoding response regulator produces the protein MTSDKNITLQPAGPTDATYRSIVEHAIEGIFQTTPDGHYLLANPALASIYGYSSVAELCSGVREIARQLYVEPTRRNEFLQLMNEQDAVWGFESPIHRKDGSVIWISENVRVIRDENGDVSYYEGTVEDISNRKHAEEQLRRAKEAAEEASRSKSQFLANMSHELRTPLNAIIGYSELLHEEAEDMGEKSFCDDLKKIEKAGKHLLDLINGVLDIAKIEAGKMEVHVEEFDIAEMLQDVGSTVTPIIEKKGNRLVIETAPGLGKMQTDLTKVRQSLFNLLGNAGKFTENGLVTLSARRQSDSDKDWIILQVRDTGIGMTNEQASRIFEAFTQADSSTTRKFGGTGLGLTITREFCRLIGGEATVTSTLKLGSTFMIKLPAIFSAEDQQPASITSFQIEPEMENSEQPLVLLIDDDLTIHDLVKRFLHKEGFRTICTQNGADGLDLARRLQPSVIVLDVMMPTMDGWSVLSRLKSDPVLSNIPVVMLTMVDDKAMGYTLGVDDYMLKPIERVDFVGVLRKFCDQNNPGTVLVVEDDDTSRELVRDMLEKDHYTVIEARNGLEGLERLTGVVPTMILLDLMMPEMDGFEFAAAVRKIPKLTNVPIVVMTAKDITSQDRTRLEGHVARVMQKGLYGRDDLLAEIRSHILRATSNPMVAAA
- a CDS encoding response regulator, which produces MPKLLLVEDNEMNRDMLQRRLQRRGFEVLIAVDGGEGVALAVEQTPDLIIMDMSLPVLNGWEATRQIKSLPAAKHIPVLALTAHAMAGERDRALDAGCDDYDTKPVDFTRLTGKIDKLLQGIAAS